From the Cryptomeria japonica chromosome 2, Sugi_1.0, whole genome shotgun sequence genome, one window contains:
- the LOC131066781 gene encoding QWRF motif-containing protein 7 → MGGELHRNSVLSDAKMGKGDEEPQLRKVRSREVSSRYMLPTISSSAASVSPSNNDSPSLRRSSSPNSRSTRRLNVSVESSSPNGRSDGRSVSFESTGRSPSVERRAGPRVRGSTGLWPASALNSDAPTLADHLGIRKKVPNQAQPQSEHRVLSAKDIVSNSNVLHSDSSNRVRRTGEPWKENIHNGFLSSTKSGPALNKSMDAVTRLKSVGRSSSLNLPGRSFRNNDIKAAGLISPGRHSVDLEKPVRRVKVEDIDGDINSNSFSSDGNGSIDGDTENGKKVVKKVMKGSYVPARFLQDTLSRLRRMSENGHLPGNNHSKVSKPFSSSSSSSLSSSSPWAMSPGREIVAPMESPGIVAKHSEWDPAKTGSRMSSVLNFGMDMLKGKGKGKSRVKGKVVAQEEILHQLRMLHNRFMQWRFVNARAQAAQETQVASAQTSLYHVWLKTSELRSRVVIKRVHFHKARHQQKVHTVVAAHAARLEEWAGLKDEHEWAVTRTMECLDAATVRVPLVAGAKADVQAVKQVVRFAVDVMHGIQTNATKFLVQAEKVDALLPELAETVAQEIALLQECVELLAGLTSLEVEENSLRTHLVQLNQQKLCAQ, encoded by the exons ATGGGTGGAGAGCTGCATAGGAATTCTGTACTGAGTGATGCGAAGATGGGCAAAGGAGACGAAGAGCCGCAGTTAAGGAAGGTCAGAAGTCGGGAAGTGAGCTCAAGATACATGCTTCCCACCATTTCTTCATCCGCCGCCTCTGTATCTCCGTCCAATAATGATTCGCCCAGTTTGCGCAGATCGAGTTCTCCAAACAGTCGGAGCACCAGAAGGCTCAATGTGAGTGTTGAGAGTTCTTCTCCAAATGGTCGAAGTGATGGTCGG agcgTTAGTTTTGAGAGTACTGGGCGTTCACCGTCGGTCGAACGGCGGGCGGGTCCGCGGGTGCGGGGGTCGACGGGGCTGTGGCCGGCCTCTGCTCTGAACAGCGATGCTCCCACATTGGCCGACCACCTGGGCATAAGAAAGAAAGTCCCGAATCAAGCCCAACCGCAATCCGAGCATCGTGTTCTTAGTGCAAAAGACATAGTTTCCAATTCCAATGTTTTGCACAGTGACAGCAGTAACAGAGTGAGAAGAACAGGGGAGCCATGGAAGGAGAACATCCACAATGGATTTCTTTCTTCCACAAAATCTGGGCCGGCTCTGAACAAGAGCATGGACGCTGTGACTAGATTGAAGAGCGTGGGTCGATCCTCGTCGTTGAATTTGCCAGGACGGAGTTTCAGAAACAATGATATCAAAGCTGCCGGTTTGATCAGTCCCGGTCGGCATTCTGTGGATTTGGAGAAGCCTGTGAGACGAGTGAAGGTCGAAGATATCGATGGGGATATCAATTCGAATTCTTTTAGTTCTGATGGGAATGGCAGTATTGATGGAGACACGGAGAATGGGAAAAAAGTGGTAAAAAAAGTAATGAAGGGTAGCTATGTTCCGGCCCGCTTTCTGCAGGACACGTTGAGCAGGCTCCGGCGCATGTCGGAAAATGGGCATTTGCCCGGGAATAATCACAGTAAAGTTAGCAAGCCTTTTTCTTCTTCGTCGTCGTCTTCACTGTCGTCTTCTTCCCCGTGGGCTATGTCTCCTGGAAGGGAGATTGTGGCTCCAATGGAATCACCTGGAATTGTGGCGAAACATTCAGAGTGGGATCCTGCTAAAACGGGTAGTCGAATGAGCAGTGTGTTGAACTTTGGGATGGATATGCTCAAGGGGAAGGGGAAGGGGAAGAGTAGAGTGAAAGGCAAGGTGGTTGCACAGGAGGAAATTCTTCATCAGTTGCGCATGTTGCACAACAGATTTATGCAGTGGCGCTTCGTTAATGCTCGCGCACAGGCTGCACAAGAAACGCAGGTTGCTTCGGCTCAG ACCTCGCTGTACCATGTATGGCTGAAAACCTCAGAACTGAGGAGTCGTGTTGTGATAAAGCGCGTGCATTTTCACAAGGCAAGACACCAACAGAAAGTGCACACAGTGGTTGCAGCTCAT GCTGCTCGGTTGGAAGAATGGGCAGGGTTGAAGGATGAGCATGAATGGGCAGTAACAAGGACAATGGAATGCTTAGATGCAGCCACTGTAAGAGTCCCTCTCGTTGCAGGTGCAAAG GCGGATGTACAAGCTGTGAAACAAGTTGTCAGATTTGCTGTAGATGTCATGCATGGAATACAGACTAATGCAACCAAGTTTTTGGTACAG GCAGAGAAGGTGGATGCATTGCTTCCAGAACTTGCTGAAACTGTTGCACAAGAAATAGCACTTCTTCAAGAGTGTGTGGAGTTATTAGCTGGATTAACTTCTTTAGAG GTGGAGGAGAACAGTCTGAGGACTCATTTGGTTCAGTTGAACCAACAAAAGTTATGTGCACAATGA